In Syntrophomonas wolfei subsp. wolfei str. Goettingen G311, a single window of DNA contains:
- a CDS encoding (Fe-S)-binding protein, producing MEFHELPPVKEQIMKCVRCGKCRSVCPVFAEIRNETAAPRGHVFMVQMLRDGKVEPNNDVSERLSNCLMCENCSVNCPSGIDIHELNAAARSYIYDKNPSLSKELIFDSLWTRPGLLKASSKFMWGAQKSGLQSLARNLGLTSILPGDLSKAEKILTSVPRQSARSFLPEYNPARGEKKYRIAYFLGCGTDLFNPQVARATVDVLTHYGCEVIIPRDMKCCGLPHIANGKMDTARKLAVHNIKIFNNGDYDYIVTDCASCSSALSSKNMEFLLGGLKIEDEAMAFSQKVMDLTQFLMEKLEIKIPYKEVENRIKVTYHDPCHLANAQGIKKAPRELLQQIPEVEYIEMGEANRCCGGSGTYSLTHYDLSMRILDKKMDSAMETAAAVIATCCPSCMMQLRHGVQRHKWNARVMHPVELLSQSLKRTPAKK from the coding sequence GTGGAGTTTCATGAATTGCCTCCTGTAAAAGAGCAAATAATGAAATGTGTGCGTTGTGGTAAATGCAGAAGTGTATGCCCGGTTTTTGCTGAAATTAGAAATGAAACCGCCGCCCCCCGGGGACATGTTTTCATGGTGCAGATGCTAAGAGATGGCAAGGTTGAGCCGAATAACGATGTAAGTGAGCGCTTAAGCAATTGCCTTATGTGTGAGAACTGCAGTGTCAATTGTCCCTCGGGAATAGATATACATGAACTGAATGCGGCGGCCCGTTCCTATATATATGATAAGAATCCCAGTCTGAGTAAGGAACTGATATTTGATAGCCTGTGGACCAGACCGGGTTTGCTCAAAGCCTCCAGCAAGTTTATGTGGGGAGCTCAGAAAAGCGGGTTGCAGAGCTTGGCTCGCAATCTGGGATTAACCAGTATTCTACCTGGTGATTTATCTAAAGCGGAGAAAATCTTAACTTCCGTTCCCCGCCAGTCAGCGCGAAGCTTTCTTCCCGAATATAACCCGGCCCGGGGGGAAAAGAAATATCGTATAGCCTATTTCCTGGGTTGTGGTACCGACCTCTTTAATCCCCAGGTGGCACGGGCTACGGTGGATGTACTTACCCACTACGGTTGTGAAGTAATTATTCCCCGGGATATGAAGTGCTGTGGTCTACCGCACATTGCCAATGGTAAGATGGATACCGCCAGGAAATTAGCCGTCCATAATATAAAGATATTCAACAACGGTGATTATGACTATATAGTTACTGATTGCGCCTCCTGTTCGTCAGCTTTATCCTCAAAGAACATGGAATTCCTGTTGGGAGGTTTGAAGATTGAGGATGAGGCTATGGCTTTTTCCCAAAAGGTAATGGATTTAACCCAATTCCTGATGGAAAAGCTTGAGATCAAAATACCCTACAAAGAAGTTGAGAACAGAATAAAGGTAACTTATCATGACCCCTGTCACCTGGCCAATGCCCAGGGAATTAAAAAGGCTCCCCGAGAGCTTCTTCAGCAGATACCGGAAGTGGAATATATAGAAATGGGTGAAGCCAATCGCTGTTGTGGCGGTTCCGGAACTTATAGTCTAACCCACTATGACCTCTCAATGAGGATCTTGGACAAGAAGATGGATAGTGCCATGGAAACTGCTGCTGCAGTAATTGCTACCTGCTGTCCCAGCTGTATGATGCAACTAAGACATGGGGTGCAAAGGCACAAGTGGAATGCGCGCGTCATGCACCCGGTAGAGCTGCTAAGCCAGAGTCTCAAGCGCACACCGGCCAAGAAATAA
- a CDS encoding FAD-binding oxidoreductase, with protein MDKDKIRQALIKMLGKEKVLSEELDLMYYSYDSSFLTKLEPVSPLAVVFPRSTEEVQNIASFAFENNIDIVPRGAGTGETGGCIALKGGIVLDLSTWDEIVEIDAPNMQVIVRPGVIHAQLNQELAKYNLFFPPDPGSSQMCTIGGMVANNASGLRAVKYGCTEQYILGLEVVLPNGEVITTGGVKARCIKNVSGLNLTKLMVGSEGVLGIVTRIRLRCWPKPKARGIAMAVFDNLDEAPAAVLDIYQAGILPSGIEILDSSAIDAVNQFKPEINLPQAEAILLFEVDGNPPSVEYEGSVIKEVVGKRARSVEWATEPRRMAELWEGRSITATAAARVRADASRVFAGEDISVPLSRVADTLRAIRALGDKYGIKVVNYGHIGDGNVHTAPVINPENPEEVKKVMDMVHEIHLLAIAMEGSTTGEHGVGAVRRQYAELEHGRAAQLMRDIKRVFDPRGTMNPGKLI; from the coding sequence TTGGATAAAGATAAGATAAGACAAGCTTTAATAAAAATGCTGGGTAAGGAAAAGGTTTTGAGCGAAGAGCTGGATTTGATGTATTATTCCTATGATAGTTCCTTTTTGACCAAGCTGGAGCCAGTCAGCCCCCTGGCTGTGGTCTTTCCCCGCTCCACGGAAGAAGTGCAGAATATAGCCAGCTTTGCCTTTGAAAATAATATTGATATTGTTCCCCGAGGTGCAGGAACCGGTGAGACGGGTGGATGTATTGCCCTAAAGGGTGGTATTGTTCTGGATTTATCTACCTGGGATGAAATCGTGGAAATAGACGCTCCCAACATGCAGGTTATTGTCCGTCCTGGGGTTATTCATGCCCAACTAAACCAGGAGCTTGCTAAATATAATCTATTCTTCCCGCCGGACCCCGGAAGTAGTCAGATGTGTACTATAGGAGGCATGGTCGCCAACAATGCCAGCGGTTTGAGGGCGGTAAAATATGGTTGTACCGAACAATATATTTTAGGGCTGGAAGTGGTATTGCCCAACGGAGAGGTAATTACCACCGGCGGGGTCAAGGCCAGGTGCATAAAAAATGTCTCCGGTTTAAACCTTACCAAACTAATGGTAGGCTCAGAAGGGGTACTGGGGATTGTAACCAGGATTCGCCTGCGCTGCTGGCCCAAACCCAAAGCTCGCGGTATTGCCATGGCCGTATTTGATAATTTGGATGAGGCCCCGGCGGCCGTACTCGATATATACCAGGCAGGGATACTGCCTTCAGGCATTGAAATCCTTGACAGCTCTGCTATAGACGCAGTAAACCAATTTAAACCGGAAATAAATCTTCCCCAGGCGGAAGCAATTCTTTTGTTTGAGGTTGACGGTAATCCTCCCAGCGTGGAATATGAGGGCTCGGTTATAAAAGAAGTGGTGGGAAAGAGAGCCCGTAGCGTGGAATGGGCCACAGAACCCAGGAGAATGGCTGAGTTATGGGAAGGACGCAGTATAACCGCTACTGCTGCTGCCAGAGTAAGAGCTGATGCCAGCCGGGTGTTTGCCGGTGAAGATATAAGTGTTCCCCTGTCGCGTGTAGCCGATACCCTCAGGGCCATCCGCGCCCTGGGAGATAAATATGGCATAAAGGTAGTAAATTATGGTCATATCGGGGATGGTAATGTTCATACCGCTCCGGTAATTAACCCGGAAAATCCCGAAGAAGTTAAAAAAGTTATGGATATGGTGCATGAAATACACCTCCTGGCTATTGCCATGGAGGGTTCCACCACCGGGGAACATGGGGTGGGCGCTGTCCGTCGGCAATATGCTGAACTGGAGCACGGCCGGGCCGCCCAGCTTATGCGCGATATAAAGAGGGTTTTCGATCCCCGGGGCACAATGAATCCAGGTAAGCTGATCTAA